The Clarias gariepinus isolate MV-2021 ecotype Netherlands chromosome 28, CGAR_prim_01v2, whole genome shotgun sequence DNA window CCATTTCTCTAGGTATTCTCTGGTTATTCTTACTTTTGCTATTTTTGTTTACCTCCAGCTTTAACCTGTTTATCTCTAGCTACAATTTGTTTACCTGCAGCTTTAAACTGTTTAACACCAGCTTAAACTTGTTTaattaaagctttatttttgtttacttaaagCATTTGTTTACTTAAATTTGTTTACTTAAAGCTTTAACTCATTTTGCTTCAGCTCAATGTTGTTTACTTTAAGTTCTGATTTGTAAACCTCCAGCTTTAActtgtttatgtttatctatAATATGTTTACCTACAGCTTTAATTTGTTTATCTCCAGGTTTAACATGTTTACCTTCGGCTTTAACTTGTTTATCTCCATCTATAACTTATTTACCCTTAGCTTTAActtgtttatgtttatctataatatgtttacatacagttttaatttgtttatctcCAGCTTTAACTTGTTTACCTCCAGCTCAGTTTTGTTTACTTTAAGCTCTAACATGTTTAGCTCCAGTTTTAACCTGTTTACCTCATCTATAATTTGTTTACCTCCGGATTTAATTTGTTTACCTCCAGCTTTAACTTGTTTACCTTCAGTTTTAACTTGTTTGTGCCTGGCTTTAATTTGTTTCCCTACAGTTCTGACTTGTTTATCTCCAGCTCCACTTGTTTATTTCTACCTCTAACTGTTTTACCTTCTAGTGATTTTGCCATGTGCTTTTTGttataatactaaaaaaaagctttagctCTAGTTTTAATTGcaacagaaaacaaacaaaaaaacaaattaatttgtCTCGGTTTGACTTTACTACatgcattcctttttttttaatctggtaACAATCTGTATTTTAAACTTGAATGTATTGGGttaatttctttgtgtgtgtgtgtgtgtgtgtgtgtgtgtgtgtgtgtgtgtgtgtgtgtgtgtgtgtgtgtgtgtttgtaaaacagtGTTCCTGCCATCTTACAATGCAAACAGATTCATCAACAATCATGGACACAGATACAACAGATACAGACCAAAGTATAgatacagacacaaacacacacatttacacaagtACACACAAACATCTAAATACAAACATGggcaaaacaattttttattagttttgttttgtttttttgttttttttttaactcagaaTCAAGTCTCCAGCTGAACGTCAGTCTGAGATTTGCGAGGATTACTGGCCCTGTCAAGTGATGGCTCGTCAATATGGCTCCCAGTCTGCCTACCAGAAGTACTTCGGTCCACAGCGCCGCAATGTCGGCCTCCGTTACTGAGCAGACATGCACGTTGTGGTTGTATCGAACCACACTGAATTTCAGCATTGTATTAGTGTAATCAAACTTCACACTAcattcttttataaaaaaaaaaaattataacctttatttctctttctgaTGCCTGAGCTGGTTTAAACCTGACTACACTGTGTAACACAACAAAGATCTTATATAACCATAAAGGGCCagcggtagctcagtggttaaggcattggactacggtttggaagatcccaggttcaaaccccacaaccaccaagttgtccctgttgggcccttgagcaaggcccttaaccctcaactgctcagatgtgtaatgagataaaaatgtaagtcactctggataagagcgtctgccaaatgcctaaatgtaaacagtaAAATGGGATCACAAGTAAAAAAGCCTTTAACCTTAAATTGTTTAGGTTGTAAATTTTAATGTTGCAACCAGGAGCCAAATAAAGGTCAGGAAATCATAATGCCTTTATAATCATAATTTaccttattttgcttttaaccTGCTACATTAAtttctgatttaaataaaatcatataaaaagtTTGTCTAAAAGATCTACATGCTTGTATTGTATATCATTAGATGAAGTGCATGCA harbors:
- the mgp gene encoding matrix Gla protein, producing the protein MKSVLRCVTLCLILAIALGYDSEESNESYEVFLPSYNANRFINNHGHRYNRYRPKIKSPAERQSEICEDYWPCQVMARQYGSQSAYQKYFGPQRRNVGLRY